The bacterium DNA segment CTCCTGAAGAAGATCGACCAATCGGTCAAGGCCTTCGGAGTGGAGAATCTAAAGGAGATGGAGAGACTGATAACCGGACGAGAGGAGGGAAACAAGGTATCTTCTCAAGATATTGAGAAGATACAAAATAAGTGTAATGGGGTTAGTTGATGCCAGGTTGGTTCTTAAAAATCCCAGAAAGCCGGAGTTGAAGCCAGTTGAGGTTAAGGCGTTAGCGGATTCAGGCGCCGTACATCTTTGTATCCCGGTGCACATTCAGATCCAATTGGAATTGGATGAAATCGACAAAAAGGAAGTGACCTTAGCCGACGGCAGCCTAAAGCTGGTTCCCTATGTGGGCCCTATTGAGCTTCGATTCAAGAATCGCGTGGGATTCGCCGGGGCTTTGGTTATGGGGGATCAAGTATTACTTGGTGCAATCCCGATGGAAGATATGGACTTGGTCATAACTCCAAAGACCAGGATTATAGATGTGAATCCTAACAGTCCCAATATTGCGACCTCGATTGCTAAGTTAAGCGCTTAACAACAAAGAGGAAGGGGTAATTACTCAGGTAGATAGGCGGTAGGCATTTAGACCTTCGGCTTTCAGTCTAAACAATCTGAGTAGGTAACCGTTCAGGTATAGCTGCACGGATTAGCACGGATAAATAACACAGGACAGAAGGCGGAAGTGTAGGGACAGGGCTTGTCCCTGTCCGTGCTTGTCCATGTCCGTTCCGTAGACGGACAACCACAAGGGTTGTCCCTACAGCCTAAGGACAGACCCGAATCACGGACACGGCTCACGGATTTTCCGTGTTTTCATCTGTGTGCATCTGTGGCTGAACGGTTACCTGAGTAGTTACAGGGAAGGGAATAACCCTATGAAAGAATTAGAGAACAAGACCGCCATCATTACCGGTGGGGCCAGGGGGATTGGTCGGGCTATTGCTCATACCCTGGCTAAAGAGGGGATCAATTGTGTTATATCTGATTTGGATAGTCCCGGGGCCGCCGCTGCCGCCGAAGAAATAGCCTCGCTTACGGCCACTGAAACTATGGCCGTGGGTTGTAATGTGGCTGATTCAAAATCAGTGAACGAAATGTTAAAAAAGGTGCTTGACAAATTTAACTCGATTGATATACTAATAAACAATGCTGGAATTACCGCTGACCATCTTTTAGTGCGGATGAAGGAGGAAGATTGGCAAAAGGTTATTGATATTAATCTGACCGGTGCTTTTAATTGCCTGCGGGCCGTGGGTAAACCTATGATGAAACAGCGCTCGGGAAAGATAGTGAATATCTCTTCCATTATCGGCTTGCGAGGCAATGCCGGGCAGGCTAATTATGCCGCTTCCAAGGCTGGTTTGATCGGCTTAACTAAATCAGCCGCCAGGGAATGGGCGGCTCGGGGTATAAATGTTAATGCCGTATGTCCGGGCTTTATTATGACTGAAATGACGGACCGGCTCCCTGAGGCGGTCAAATCAGAGCTGCTTACTCAAATACCTTTGGCCCGATTTGGAGAGCCTGAGGATGTGGCCAGGGTTGTTTTATTTCTGGTAAGTCCAGCGGCTGCCTATATTACTGGGCAGATCATTGTGGTCGATGGAGGGATGATGATGTAACTTAAGTTTCGGGTTGCCACTTTCGAGTGGCAAGTTTTGAGGAGCAGGAAACGGGAAGCCTAATAAATCCGAAGCTCACCAATCCGAATGAACTCGAAACCCGAAACCCGAAACTCGAAACTTAAATCTATAGGGGGTAAAAAACAAATGAATGTAGAAGAGAAGGTAAAGGAAATAATTACTAACCAGCTTGGAGTAGAGAAACCCAAGGTGATCCCCTCGGCTTCCTTTGTTGAGGACTTAGGGGCGGATTCTTTGGATACGGTTGAGTTGGTAATGGCTCTGGAAGAAGAGTTTGATCTGGATATATCGGATGAGGATGCTGAATCCATTACCACCGTGGGTCAAGCCATAACTTATATTAAGGAACGCACTTCGGAATAGCGTCGACCACCAGACGGTCAGTCTGTCAAGTTTGTTTTGGCGGAATGAGACTAACAACTCAGGTAATCGGTGCTCGGTAATCAGGTTATCGGTGAGTGTGTGGAAAGCGGGTAACTACTCAAAACTAAGTTAAGCAGTTAGTTGGGAGACAAAGCAAAATTCCCTCTCCCTTGATGGGAGAGGGATAGGGTGAGGGTGAAATGGGCGGGCAATATTATTACTCTTGCTAAAAACCTTAGAAAAAGAGCTACCACCCCCCTAACCCCTCCCATCAAGGGAGGGGAAGCTTTTATGCCGACGCTGTCGGTACAAAAGGAGATGAAACTTAACCCATAGCACTATAATCTGTAATGAGCTTACTTTTTTAACTTGATTTTGAGTAGATACGAAAGCGGTAATCGGTTATTACTGATTACCGATTACAGGATTATGATGGATACAAAACGTCGGGTAGTAGTTACTGGCCTGGGGGCGATTACGCCTCTGGGAAATACCGTGGAAGAATTTTGGGGTGGTCTTGTCAAGGGGATATCCGGTATAGGCCGGATTAGTCATTTTCCGGTTGATGAGTATTCTTCTAAGATCGCCGCTGAAGTAAAAGATTTTGACGCGGCGGTTTATATTGACTCCAAAGATATTAAGCGCACGGCCAGGTTCACTCAATTTGCCGTTGCCTCGGCTTCTCAGGCCATTGAAGATGCCAAGCTCGAGCTTGGCAGAGAGAACCCAGATCAAATCGGAGTATTGGTGGGTTCCGGCATCGGGGGATTAGATGTAATTGAAGCCCAGCATAATGTTCTTCTTAACCGTGGGCCTCATCGTGTCTCACCTTTTCTTATCCCGATGCAGATTATTAATATGGCCTCGGGGATGATATCCATCTATTTTGGGCTAAAAGGGCCTAATTCGGCGGTAGTTACTGCCTGTGCTTCGGGGACAAATGCTATTGGTGATGCCTTTAGAATCATCCAGCGAGGAGAGGCCGAAGTAATGATTGCCGGCGGCACAGAGGCGGCTATTACCCCCCTGTCCTTTGCCGGCTTTTGTTCTGCCAGGGCCTTATCCACCCGAAACAATGACCCTTCAGGCGCTTCTCGTCCCTTTGAGGGGGGTAGAGATGGCTTTGTAATGGGGGAAGGGGCCGGAATAGTCGTTCTGGAATCCCTGGAACACGCTATTTCCAGGGGAGCTGAGATCTATGCCGAGGTGGTTGGTTACGGTATTTCCGGTGATGCCTATCATATGACCGCCCCTGCTCCCGAAGGAACAGGCGCAGTCAGGGCAATAAAAGCCGCCCTTAATGATGCTGGGATTGAGCCTCAGGAGGTGGATTACATTAATGCCCATGGGACATCAACCGTCCTGAATGACAAATACGAAACAATAGCCATCAAAAGTATTTTTGATCAGTGGGCTTATTCTTTGGCCATATCATCTACCAAATCTATGACCGGTCATCTCCTGGGGGCGGCTGGTGGAATAGAATTTATTGCCGCTGTTCTAACCGTTCAGCATGAACTTATTCCGCCAACTATTAATTACGAGACCCCTGACCCTGAATGTGACCTTGATTATGTGCCGAATGAAGCTCGAAGAGCCAGGGTAAACGTGGCCTTGTCAAGCAGCTTTGGCTTTGGAGGACAAAACGCTATTCTGGCAGTTAGGAAATACGTAACCGTTCAGGTATAGCTGCACGGATTAGCATGGATAAATAACACAGGACAGAAGGCGGAAGTGTAGGGACAGGGGGCTTGTCCCTGTCCGTGCTTGTCCATGTCCGTTCCGTAGACGGACAACCACAAGGGTTGTCCCTACAGCCCTAAGGACAGACCCGAATCACGGACACGGCTCACGGATTTTCCGTGTTTCATCTGTGTGCATCTGTGGCTGAACGGTTACGGAAATACACTAAAGAGGAGGCGGAAGGATAGAAGATGTCTGAAAATTTAGCCGGAGGTATGGAGCGATTAAGTGATTTAGCTTGAAAGCTAATGACTTAATGGGTCAATACCTCTAAGCGGCTCCTTAACTATGTCTAAACCACCTGAGCAGTTACTCCAAAACAAGAAAGGAAGTATTCATCATGGTATCCGATACTAGAAGAGAAGAGCTTAGAAATTTAGAGGCAGCTATTGGGATTGAGTTTAAAAACATTGATCTTTTGAATCAAGCCGTAACCCATAGATCGTATGTTTATGAGGCGGAGGAGGAGAATGTCAATCAAAATGAACGGATGGAATTCCTGGGCGATGTGGTCCTCTCCCTCATCGTCAGTAAATATCTTTATGATTCCTATCCCGACTATGTAGAAGGAGAGTTGGCCAAGATTCGGGCTATTGTAGTCAGTAAACACGTTCTCTCTCAAAGGGCGAAGGCCATTAATCTGGGACAGTATCTCCTTCTGGGTAAAGGGGAGGAAATGACCGGTGGACGAGAGCGGGATTCTATTCTGGTAGATGCTTTTGAGGCGGTTATCGGGGCGCTCTTCCTGGATCAAGGAATTGAATCGGCCCGCACCTTTGTCATGAATCAAGTCAAAGAAGAGATAGAAGTGGTTGACCGGAATGAAGGGCTGCGGGATTATAAAACCCTCCTTCAAGAATATACCCAGAACCGCTTCAAAACCTTACCTCATTATGAAGTGGTGGTAGTTAAGGGGCCGGATCACCGTCAGACCTTTGAAATGAGTGTCTCACTGGCCGGTGAACTTTGGGGTAAAGGGAAAGGAAAGAGTAAGAAAGAGGCAGAACAGAGGGCCGCTTATGAAGCCCTTCGGAAGTTAGAGGAAGAAGGTCAAGAATATAAGTAACAATAATTGGAGGTAAGAAATGAATTTTGATTTTACGGAAGATCAGCAGCTTATTCTTGGAGCAGCCAGAGATATCTGCCGGGAAGAGTTGGCGTCTAAGGCTAACGAGGTAGATAAGAAAGGCGAATTCCCCTGGGATAATGTGAAAACCCTAGCTCAATACGATTTGATGGGTATCCCCATTCCAGAGGAGTACGGTGGGTTGGAATCGGATTTCCTTAGCTGGGCCGCCGTGGGGGAAGAAATATCCAGGGCATGCACCACTACGGGAGCTATTTACGGGGCTAATATGCTCTGTATGTATCCTATCTACCAATTTGGAACTGAGGAACAGAAGCGGAAATACCTGACTCCCTTGGCTAAGGGAGAAGTAATTGGCGCCTTTGGTTTGACTGAACCCAATGCCGGTTCTGATGCGGGGAATGTCCAGACCAGGGCGGTTAAAGACGGCGATGAGTATATCTTGAATGGAACCAAAATCTTTATCACCAATGGCGGCGAGGCTGAAATCTATGTTATTCTTACTTCGACATCTCCTGGAAAAGGGGCCAGAGGAATGAGCGCTTTTATCATAGAGCGAGGCACACCCGGTTTTAGCTTTGGCAGAGATGAGGAAAAGATGGCTTATCCTGCCCTGGCTAATCGGGAGCTGATATTCACTGACTGTCGGGTCCCGGCGGCCAACCTTCTTTCTAAGGAAGGAAGAGGATTTCGGGTGGCGATGGAGACATTGGATGTAGGGCGTATTGGGATGGGTATTGGCGCGGTCGGGCTGGCTCAGGCCGCCTTTGAGGAGGCCGTGAAGTATTCCAAGCAAAGGGTTCAGTTTGGCAAGCCTATTTCGAGCTTCCAGGCTATTCAATTTATGCTGGCTGATATGGTTACTAAAATTGAGGCCGCCCGTCTCCTGATATTAAAAGCGGCTTATCTTAAGGATCATGATAAGCCCTTTTCACAGATCGCCGCCTCTGCTAAGCTCTATGCTTCTGAGGTGGTGATGGAGGTAACTAATAAGGCCGTCCAGATTCACGGCGGATATGGTTATACCCGTGAATATCCGGTGGAGCGTTATTTTAGAGAAGCTAAATTGTTTGAAATAGTCGAGGGAACATCTGAAATCCAACGGGGAGTGATTGCCAACGCCGTGCTTAAGTAATTATCAATATCGCGAATTGCGGATTGCGGATTAAAAAATAGATTGGCGATTCGCAATTCGCAATTCGCGATTATAGAAGAGGTATATTTTTGTGTTCGACTTTGAAACAGGCTACTACCAGAAAAAAGCGCATACATATTGTTGTGAAGACTGTAACTACCGGTGGGAAGTAGAGACTGAATTAGATGAGACTGAGGATGAAGAGATTTCCCTTGATTATGAAGATTCCTTTGATGGTCTTTTCTCCTGGGTTTGTCCTATGTGCGGTAGTAGTTATGTGAGCGAAATATAGGCACAATTATCCATTAATAATTGGTAGCCGTTCAGCCACTAAGGCACAAAGACACAACCTCGATCCTCGATGCTCGATCCTGGATACTGGATCCTTTACCAGCATCGAAGATCGAGCATCGAGCATCGAGCATCGAGCATCCAGCATCATGTGATGAACGGTTACAATTATTGTTAATTGATAATTGTTAACTGATAATTGAAGAGAGTCCATATCATCACCTATGGTTGTCAGATGAATAAGAGCGATTCAGAGATGATGAACGGACTTCTAAGACAGAAAGGGTATTTACCTGCGGCGGCCATAGAGGAAGCCGATCTTATTCTGGTCAATACTTGTAGTGTCAGGGCTCATGCCGAGTCCCGGGCTTTAGGCCGCCTGGGAGAATTAGCCCGCCTGAAACGTAAACGGCCTGATATTATCCTGGGGGTCTGTGGATGTATGGCCGAGCGCCAGAGAGATCATCTGCTCCAGAAAGCCCCTTACCTTGATTTTATTCTTGGTCCACGCCGTTTGGCTGAGCTTCCTGAAATAGTTGACTCAGTTAATAGTAGAAATAGCCCTCTCCTATGCACTGGCCCCGAAAGAGACCCCTCTCCCCCTTCTTTGCATCTTTCCCTTAGAGAAAACAACTTGAAGGCCTGGTTGCCCATAAGCCTTGGTTGTAATAATTTCTGTGCTTACTGCATAGTGCCGAGCTTGCGAGGTCCTTTAAAAAGCCGTGATTCCGGGGAGATTATTAAAGAAGCTGAATCCCTGGCGGAAAATGGCTACCGGGAAGTTACCCTTCTGGGACAAAATGTAAACGCTTACGGTCAGGATAGACCTGGAGAAATTGATTTTGCTGGGCTTTTAGAGCAGCTCAACGCGGTGGCGGGACTAAGCAGGATAAGATTTGCTACTTCTCATCCGAAGGATATCTCCTCCCGAGTAATAGATGCCTTAGCAGATTTGCCCAGCGTATGTGAGGCCCTTCATCTTCCCATTCAAGCCGGATCAAATAATGTTCTCGCCCGGATGAAACGGGGTTATACGGTGGAGCGTTACCTGGAGATAATCTCCCAAATAAGGGAGAAGATACCTAAGATCGCTATCAGCACGGATATCATTGTGGGGTTCCCTGGAGAGACAGAGGATGATTTTGAAGCCACCCTGGCTTTAGTGGAGGAAGCAGGCTTTGATGGGGCCTTTACCTTCAAATATTCTCCCCGACCTGGCACGCCGGCGGCAGAAATGCCCGATCAAATTCCGGAGGAGGTAAGAAAGGCGCGACTCGACAGACTGATCAAGCTCCAAAATCGAATCACCCAACAGAAGAACGAAGCCCTTATTGGCAGCGAGCAGGAGGTTTTAGTGGAGGGGAAGAACCCAAAAAGACCCGGTTTTTTGCTTGGCCGGACCAGGACTGATAAGACCACCACCTTTGCCGGCCATGAAAGCCTGATTGGGCAGATAGTTAATGTTAATATTACTAAAGCTACTACCTGGTGTATTGGTGACTGGTAGTTACAAAATGACGCCCTGTGAAAATCCCAGGTTTTACTACTAAAGCTACTACTGGTGTATTGGTGACTGGTAGTTACAAAATGACGCCCTGTGAAAATCCCAGGTTTTACTACTAAAGCTACTACCTGGTGTATTGGTGACTGGTAGTTACAAAATGACGCCCTGTGAAAATCCCAGGTTTTACTACTAAAGCTACTACCTGGTGTATTGGGGACTGGTAGTTACAAAATGATGCCCTGTGAAAATCCCAGGTTTTACTACTAAAGCTACTACCTGGTGTATTGGTGACTGGTAGTTACAAAATGATGCCCTGTGAAAATCCCAGGTTTTACTACTAAAGCTACTACCTGGTGTATTGGTGACTGGTAGGCCTTGATCATCGTTTTGCCCGTTGGGATAGAGTCCGCTGTCCACATAATAGTCCATCCCGTCCACCGAGTCCACCGTCCACAGTAGCCGAAACAACCACCATCACCGACGGGTAATTCCCCACTCAAAACCTTCGGAAAAAGAGTATATCCGCCAGACCGGACATCTCTACCGCAAAGATAGCCCTGGAGAAGCGGCCGGCCGGGGCGTCAAACTTGCTTTCCATGCCTATCCGTTCCAGGGCATAAGGATCACTTGATCTATCTACCACCCCATAAACACT contains these protein-coding regions:
- a CDS encoding clan AA aspartic protease, yielding MGLVDARLVLKNPRKPELKPVEVKALADSGAVHLCIPVHIQIQLELDEIDKKEVTLADGSLKLVPYVGPIELRFKNRVGFAGALVMGDQVLLGAIPMEDMDLVITPKTRIIDVNPNSPNIATSIAKLSA
- the fabG gene encoding 3-oxoacyl-[acyl-carrier-protein] reductase, producing the protein MKELENKTAIITGGARGIGRAIAHTLAKEGINCVISDLDSPGAAAAAEEIASLTATETMAVGCNVADSKSVNEMLKKVLDKFNSIDILINNAGITADHLLVRMKEEDWQKVIDINLTGAFNCLRAVGKPMMKQRSGKIVNISSIIGLRGNAGQANYAASKAGLIGLTKSAAREWAARGINVNAVCPGFIMTEMTDRLPEAVKSELLTQIPLARFGEPEDVARVVLFLVSPAAAYITGQIIVVDGGMMM
- the acpP gene encoding acyl carrier protein, whose translation is MNVEEKVKEIITNQLGVEKPKVIPSASFVEDLGADSLDTVELVMALEEEFDLDISDEDAESITTVGQAITYIKERTSE
- the fabF gene encoding beta-ketoacyl-ACP synthase II, whose protein sequence is MDTKRRVVVTGLGAITPLGNTVEEFWGGLVKGISGIGRISHFPVDEYSSKIAAEVKDFDAAVYIDSKDIKRTARFTQFAVASASQAIEDAKLELGRENPDQIGVLVGSGIGGLDVIEAQHNVLLNRGPHRVSPFLIPMQIINMASGMISIYFGLKGPNSAVVTACASGTNAIGDAFRIIQRGEAEVMIAGGTEAAITPLSFAGFCSARALSTRNNDPSGASRPFEGGRDGFVMGEGAGIVVLESLEHAISRGAEIYAEVVGYGISGDAYHMTAPAPEGTGAVRAIKAALNDAGIEPQEVDYINAHGTSTVLNDKYETIAIKSIFDQWAYSLAISSTKSMTGHLLGAAGGIEFIAAVLTVQHELIPPTINYETPDPECDLDYVPNEARRARVNVALSSSFGFGGQNAILAVRKYVTVQV
- the rnc gene encoding ribonuclease III, with product MVSDTRREELRNLEAAIGIEFKNIDLLNQAVTHRSYVYEAEEENVNQNERMEFLGDVVLSLIVSKYLYDSYPDYVEGELAKIRAIVVSKHVLSQRAKAINLGQYLLLGKGEEMTGGRERDSILVDAFEAVIGALFLDQGIESARTFVMNQVKEEIEVVDRNEGLRDYKTLLQEYTQNRFKTLPHYEVVVVKGPDHRQTFEMSVSLAGELWGKGKGKSKKEAEQRAAYEALRKLEEEGQEYK
- a CDS encoding acyl-CoA dehydrogenase family protein, producing MNFDFTEDQQLILGAARDICREELASKANEVDKKGEFPWDNVKTLAQYDLMGIPIPEEYGGLESDFLSWAAVGEEISRACTTTGAIYGANMLCMYPIYQFGTEEQKRKYLTPLAKGEVIGAFGLTEPNAGSDAGNVQTRAVKDGDEYILNGTKIFITNGGEAEIYVILTSTSPGKGARGMSAFIIERGTPGFSFGRDEEKMAYPALANRELIFTDCRVPAANLLSKEGRGFRVAMETLDVGRIGMGIGAVGLAQAAFEEAVKYSKQRVQFGKPISSFQAIQFMLADMVTKIEAARLLILKAAYLKDHDKPFSQIAASAKLYASEVVMEVTNKAVQIHGGYGYTREYPVERYFREAKLFEIVEGTSEIQRGVIANAVLK
- the miaB gene encoding tRNA (N6-isopentenyl adenosine(37)-C2)-methylthiotransferase MiaB, whose protein sequence is MKRVHIITYGCQMNKSDSEMMNGLLRQKGYLPAAAIEEADLILVNTCSVRAHAESRALGRLGELARLKRKRPDIILGVCGCMAERQRDHLLQKAPYLDFILGPRRLAELPEIVDSVNSRNSPLLCTGPERDPSPPSLHLSLRENNLKAWLPISLGCNNFCAYCIVPSLRGPLKSRDSGEIIKEAESLAENGYREVTLLGQNVNAYGQDRPGEIDFAGLLEQLNAVAGLSRIRFATSHPKDISSRVIDALADLPSVCEALHLPIQAGSNNVLARMKRGYTVERYLEIISQIREKIPKIAISTDIIVGFPGETEDDFEATLALVEEAGFDGAFTFKYSPRPGTPAAEMPDQIPEEVRKARLDRLIKLQNRITQQKNEALIGSEQEVLVEGKNPKRPGFLLGRTRTDKTTTFAGHESLIGQIVNVNITKATTWCIGDW